The stretch of DNA CCTTCTAAAGGAGGAAGAATCTGACAGAGAACAGTCCCAGAGATTTTGTGAAGGTCGAAGGACGGAGAGAAGGAACTGTAGCTTAAAAGGGGGTGAAGTTCTGCTACGCAGGAGGGGGGTTTGGGGTGGCAGAGGCTGGAGAAAGAAACTGTTCTTCATCCCTGGAGCAGGAGGCTGCAGACTTTTTGCAGATCCAGAATTTGGCAAGATTACATTTGTCATCGTTCCAGCCATTGCCACTAAATTCCGCGCAGTCTTCCTCCCCAACGTTGTTGGGCTCTCCTCTGTTCCAATACTGCTCGAAGCTGCAAAGCCCATGCGGAATGTGAGCCTCTGTCCCCCACCAGCTACATGAGCTGTGTTTCTACCTTCTGTCATCTTGATGCCTTAACATCTGCCCTGCGTGTGTATGCTGGACTTGAATCCCTCTGCATACCTGATAATATGCCTGACTCACGATGCCTTGAGTTCCTGCCTCTCTTCTCACAACCTGTCCTTGGGTGGACTCCACCTATTGAGGGTGTGATTTTCAAATACAAACCAACCAATCTGGAGTCCACACCCCCAGCGACCTGCCTTACTGGGCTCTTGTACTCCAAGCCACTATCCTGTACTAATCACCCCAAGGCCAGGTGTCAGACAGCGAGGGGCAGCCCCTGTGCCCCAGAGCCCAAAAAATGCTTCATACTTCCCAATCCTAAGCCTGTTCACCTGGCCTTGACCTTTCCTTTCCACAGAAACCATAATAAAGGCTCTGGCCCACagtcccccctccccaccactcTGCCTCATAACAGACCCTGGTGCTTCCCCAGGTGGCCCCCAGCTGTGATGTGTCCTCTCTCTAGGGATCTGTGTATATGAGAAGCTACTCACAATGGCAGGTGTCTCCTGAGCTGGTGGCCTTACCGGACCTCAGACTTCCTATTAATACACTGTATTTTAACACACTCACCCACGGGGTAAGCTCCTCCTGCAGCTCTGCTAGTGGAATTCTAGGCACCTGCCATGCTGTCTGGAGGTGGGTATGAAGACCACCTTCCTCAACTCAGTAAAACCCCCAGATTCTTGGGTCTAGGGTATCAGGGAGTTGGGGAGGATCCccagggaaagttcaactcagAGTTTCACAATTCCAGCCCCAGTGGATAGGGTGCCCCTTCTGAGAtctacctgggcaacagaggtgaGCCGTCCACCCATTGCCACGTGCCTTCATGATTTAGATCTGAAAGTCCCATCCAGGTGAAGCGGTTACTTCTGGAAGACTGCAGCTGTAGGAAGTTCTGGAAGGTAGAGGAGGAGTCAGGAGGGAGCTCTGCTTCCCATTTTCCAGGCTCTGTCTCCCCATCTCTTGGCGGGAAGTTCTGCTTGTAGGCTAACCTTCAGCCTTCTGGTATACTAGGTCCTGAGCCCCCTCATGTCTGAGTCCCTCTCACATGTGTATCCCACGGCACATGTGTCCTGACATGCACACATCCATGCACAGCTGGCCTCTCCTCACACCCTCTTGCTAATACTGCATGTTTATCCACTTCACATGTTCTGTGCATGTCCACGCACATTTACTCATAACTGGGCTTAATGTATTGGAGCCAGAGGCAACCATTTCCTAACTGCTGGTCATGCACATCTCCTTTCAGCTCTGCACTGAGTGACATCACAACGACAGCTTGAAATCAGCCaccatgggaatatttacaccaggGAAACTGGCAAACACGACCCATCAGGACCTCTTCCCccagagagctggttgttaaccTCTTGCAGCATGCCGCAGGGGTTCACTTATATTTGATGTTTTTTTCCGGAGCATTCACACGTGTTCAGATTTGGTTTGTATCTGCTCTAAGGGTACTTGGGACTCCCTCATTCACATCCTTCTCCTCCCATCTTTCCAAGTGGAGCAAAGCCTCTCTTTTGCAAAATCCTCTCCGAGCACCTCCTCCCTGGTTGGCCAGAAGCCATGCCCCAGGCCAGGACAGGGACCTCCACCAGGTGTACCTGCTCCTCAGCACTTTTGATTACGACGAGCTGGGCCCCCACTTCTTGGCAGGCGGTGATGGAGTCGTGCCAGTTCCGCTGGGAGTTAGACATGAAGTAACAGTTTCCTTGGAAGAATGTCCATTCCCAGGGGCAGCGGCGGCACAGGCGTTCTGTTGGGGGAGGCTGGTCAGGGCTGGGCTTAGATTAGGTTGTCCATATTCCTGTATCTGCCCAGCCTTCAAGGTCTTGACAGTCAGAGCCCTTCCTTGACTGTCCACGCTGGGTGGACCattcccctccccacttcccgAGACCCTCCGCCATCCCCACGAGAACTCGGGAGTCCTGGCCCCATCTCCTCCAGACTAGGAGAAGTTGGGGCTTTAGAACTCAGAACAGAAGGCAGGAGACTGGCTTAACTGAGTGCCCATTGTATACCCGGCCCACTGTGAACACTGAGGGCAATGATCACAGTTACCCTGtgttctcatttcacagatgaggaaacttgcTCAGGCAGGGTCAGTGACTCAAGCAAACTCACACCACACAACGACCATCTCAAGCCCAAGAAGCCCTGGTTCCAGATACTCACCCACTGCAGCCTTCAGCTGGGTCAGCTCCTGGTAGATCTCCTGATGCTTAGATTTCTCTGGAAGCTCACCCACTGCAGCCTTCAGCTGGCTCAGCTCCTGGTAGATCTCCTGCTGCTTAGATTTCTCTGGAAGCTCACCCACTGCAGCCTTCAGCTGGGTCAGCTCCTGGTAGATCTCCTGCTGCTTAGATTTCTCTGGAAGCTCACCCACTGCAGCCTTCAGCTGGCTCAGCTCCTGGTAGATCTCCTGCTGCTTAGATTTTTCTGGAAGCTCACCCACTGCAGCCTTCAGCTGGCTCAGCTCCTGGTAGATCTCCTGCTGCTTAGATTTCTCTGGAAGCTCACCCACTGCAGCCTTCAGCCGGGTCAGCTCCTGGTAGATCTCCTGCTGCTTAGATTTCTCTGGAAGCTCACCCACTGCAGCCTTCAGCCAGGTCAGCTCCTGGTAGATCTCCTGCTGCTTAGATTTCTCTGGAAGCTCACCCACTGCAGCCTTCAGCTGGGTCAGCTCCTGGTAGATCTCCTGCAGCTTGGATTTCTCTGAGAGCTCACCCACTGCAGCTTTAAACTGGGTCAGGTTCTGGTAGATCACGTCTTGCCTGGATTGTTCCTGACTTATGGAGCTGGGGACCTTGGACACtgggccaagaaaaaaaaaggaactgcaaTTATTAAACACCTACAGTGTGCCAAGCCCTGAACTGAGCCCCATAGGGACATCATTTGTGAGAGCCAAGGTCTTGGTTAATCCCctttgaagatgaagaaaactGACACCTGGAGAAGGCAGCACAGAAGGCCAAGGAGAGCCAGATTCTtcccgtcctcctcctcctccctctcctgtccTGCCCTAGAGTGGGGAGGAGCTGTGGGAGAGGCCCCTACAGACCCCCAGGGACAACATCTTGGCTCTCagtcccacctccctcccagacctgGCAGCTCCAGGCTGTGTCCACAGCCAAAAGCCAGGCGTGGGGACCCCAGACCCTCAGAACCTGCCCCTGACCTTGGACAAGGAGCGCAGCCAAGAGCGTGAAGGAGAGGAGTTGCAGCACCAGGGGACCATGGCCAAGACACCCTGAGAGAGGATACATGCGTCAGCCTGCCAGTGTCCCCACCTGAGCCTGGCCCAGGGAGAGCCTGGCCTAAATCCCTCAGCACCCCAGGACCCAGgaaccccagccccagccccctccACTCCAACACCTGGGAATCCAGGCCCTAGCTCTAACCTCCCCAGGACCCAGGGACCCCGTCcccagcctccccctccccaggTCCCAGGAACCAGGTACCTGCTTCCACCTCCCCAGGACCCAGGAATCCAGGCCCCAGCCTCTACATTCCCAGGTCCCTGGaacccaggcccccagcccccacctccccaggACCCAGGGACCCaggacccagcctccccttccccaGGTCCCAGTAACCCAGGTACCTGCTCCCACCTCCCCAAGACCCAAGAATCTGGGTCCCAGCCCCTACATCCCCAGGTCCCAGGAACCCAGGCCCAAGTCCCCACCTCCCCatgacccaggagtccaggcccaggCCCCCACCTCTCCAGGACCCAGGAGTCTAGGCCCCTGACCCCACCTCCCCAGGACCCAGGAACCCAGGCTTCAACTTCTACCTCCCCAGAACCCAGGAGTCTTGGCCCCAGCCTCCACCTTCCCAGGAACCAGGAATTCAGGCCCCAAACTCAACCTCCTCAGgtcccaggagtccaggcccatAGCCCCACATCCCCAGGACCCAAGAGTCCAGGCCCCAGCGTCCAGCTCCTcaggacccaggagtccaggagtCTCTCGT from Gorilla gorilla gorilla isolate KB3781 chromosome 20, NHGRI_mGorGor1-v2.1_pri, whole genome shotgun sequence encodes:
- the LOC101151081 gene encoding CD209 antigen isoform X3, whose product is MSDSKEPRLQQLGLLEEEQLRGLGFRQTRGYKSLAGCLGHGPLVLQLLSFTLLAALLVQVSKVPSSISQEQSRQDVIYQNLTQFKAAVGELSEKSKLQEIYQELTQLKAAVGELPEKSKQQEIYQELTWLKAAVGELPEKSKQQEIYQELTRLKAAVGELPEKSKQQEIYQELSQLKAAVGELPEKSKQQEIYQELSQLKAAVGELPEKSKQQEIYQELTQLKAAVERLCRRCPWEWTFFQGNCYFMSNSQRNWHDSITACQEVGAQLVVIKSAEEQNFLQLQSSRSNRFTWMGLSDLNHEGTWQWVDGSPLLPSFEQYWNRGEPNNVGEEDCAEFSGNGWNDDKCNLAKFWICKKSAASCSRDEEQFLSPASATPNPPPA
- the LOC101151081 gene encoding CD209 antigen isoform X2 — its product is MSDSKEPRLQQLGLLEEEQLRGLGFRQTRGYKSLAGCLGHGPLVLQLLSFTLLAALLVQVSKVPSSISQEQSRQDVIYQNLTQFKAAVGELSEKSKLQEIYQELTQLKAAVGELPEKSKQQEIYQELTWLKAAVGELPEKSKQQEIYQELTRLKAAVGELPEKSKQQEIYQELSQLKAAVGELPEKSKQQEIYQELSQLKAAVGELPEKSKQQEIYQELTQLKAAVGELPEKSKQQEIYQELSQLKAAVERLCRRCPWEWTFFQGNCYFMSNSQRNWHDSITACQEVGAQLVVIKSAEEQNFLQLQSSRSNRFTWMGLSDLNHEGTWQWVDGSPLLPSFEQYWNRGEPNNVGEEDCAEFSGNGWNDDKCNLAKFWICKKSAASCSRDEEQFLSPASATPNPPPA
- the LOC101151081 gene encoding CD209 antigen isoform X1, whose translation is MSDSKEPRLQQLGLLEEEQLRGLGFRQTRGYKSLAGCLGHGPLVLQLLSFTLLAALLVQVSKVPSSISQEQSRQDVIYQNLTQFKAAVGELSEKSKLQEIYQELTQLKAAVGELPEKSKQQEIYQELTWLKAAVGELPEKSKQQEIYQELTRLKAAVGELPEKSKQQEIYQELSQLKAAVGELPEKSKQQEIYQELSQLKAAVGELPEKSKQQEIYQELTQLKAAVGELPEKSKQQEIYQELSQLKAAVGELPEKSKHQEIYQELTQLKAAVERLCRRCPWEWTFFQGNCYFMSNSQRNWHDSITACQEVGAQLVVIKSAEEQNFLQLQSSRSNRFTWMGLSDLNHEGTWQWVDGSPLLPSFEQYWNRGEPNNVGEEDCAEFSGNGWNDDKCNLAKFWICKKSAASCSRDEEQFLSPASATPNPPPA